A genomic segment from Oncorhynchus clarkii lewisi isolate Uvic-CL-2024 chromosome 14, UVic_Ocla_1.0, whole genome shotgun sequence encodes:
- the LOC139366041 gene encoding ribonuclease-like 3, with product MTFQKAFLFLVLLCATVMADVNQQHNHFLKQHVNGEMKTQACESQMRLLKLNGPDGKCKVKNTFIVANPKQVIQICTGGGTPQGNNLVQSNNAFFIVICTRTGGDSHPNCTYKGSSATKNVIIACERKLPVHYDGDVDIGTTDGK from the coding sequence ATGACGTTCCAGAAGGCTTTCCTGTTCCTGGTGTTGCTGTGTGCTACAGTGATGGCCGACGTCAACCAACAACATAACCACTTCCTAAAACAACACGTCAATGGGGAAATGAAAACCCAGGCGTGTGAGAGTCAGAtgagattattgaagttgaacggGCCTGATGGAAAATGCAAAGTGAAGAACACCTTCATTGTGGCCAATCCAAAGCAGGTCATACAAATCTGCACTGGTGGTGGCACACCGCAGGGAAACAATCTGGTTCAAAGCAACAATGCCTTCTTTATAGTCATATGTACACGTACAGGTGGGGATTCCCATCCCAATTGTACATACAAGGGATCTTCGGCCACTAAGAATGTAATCATTGCATGTGAAAGAAAATTGCCAGTGCACTATGATGGTGATGTTGATATTGGCACTACGGATGGAAAGTGA